The Tardiphaga alba genome includes a window with the following:
- a CDS encoding carbamoyltransferase C-terminal domain-containing protein, with product MTSPRRIGPRYPRLGRFCFRATRRLTTWVMSLAGFHANDSHFTVRRINELRAKLARGETVYLAGLGLPGTHNSGVALVEVTQADGPRLIINNEEERFSGDKHTTQYPRAALDAMRNTLRGMGLDIADIDAWLTSWDYPDLTGTLVRSIVEEFPDGLKLLRTKNSVSFDAKRLEQMTRTPKLLRKQFGLPARVPLMMMPHHDNHAWFSFAASPFPDDEPVAIAVLDGTGDLGSVSTYVVQNGAITKLYCNDSVFDSLGAFYSVISSTQGGWTWLSSEGRYMGAAAWGNMDRASNPYYARLREVLDFGPDGEIKLNRAMGNWYCDPFDTPYKQPLIDILGEPLKPDQLWNPDAVLRVEDIQHRPDTQDRLDKAAATQLVFEDAMIHVVAGLLRRTGAHRVVLTGGVALNALGNMRLLEYFDEAWFEREQGRKVRLHLWMPPTPGDPGVTIGAAWIFAHLIGAPRGAPMTHAFYCGDAPAAPEIASVLKADDINSKTIGDISTPDGLNAAADLMAYLVAQNGIIALYQGAAETGPRALGHRSIFASPCDAGTRERLNERVKYREAIRPLAPMATREAALEYFDLLEGASDADYNAYNYMVLTAQSKPHARDKIPAVIHADGTGRIQIVRAEDDPLTHAYLKALGRHIGVELSVNTSFNVAGPIAQTPQQAVETLRRSAGLDVVFMVAADGTVTAAWHGGERDSGRFTAWLAERSRSRA from the coding sequence GTGACATCTCCCCGACGCATTGGTCCCCGTTATCCCCGCCTCGGCCGGTTCTGCTTCCGCGCCACGCGGCGGCTGACGACCTGGGTGATGTCGCTGGCGGGCTTTCATGCCAATGACAGCCACTTTACGGTTCGTCGCATTAACGAGCTCCGCGCCAAACTGGCGCGCGGCGAGACCGTCTATCTCGCAGGCCTGGGATTGCCGGGCACGCATAACTCCGGCGTTGCACTGGTCGAGGTCACGCAGGCCGATGGCCCACGCCTGATCATCAACAACGAAGAAGAGCGTTTCTCCGGCGACAAGCACACCACGCAATATCCGCGCGCTGCGCTCGATGCGATGCGCAACACGCTGCGCGGGATGGGCCTCGATATCGCCGATATCGATGCGTGGCTGACGAGCTGGGACTATCCCGACCTCACGGGCACGCTGGTGCGCAGCATCGTCGAAGAGTTCCCCGATGGCCTGAAACTGCTGCGCACGAAAAATTCCGTCAGCTTCGATGCCAAGCGCCTTGAGCAGATGACGCGAACGCCAAAGCTGCTGCGCAAGCAGTTCGGCTTGCCCGCGCGCGTGCCGCTCATGATGATGCCGCATCATGACAACCACGCCTGGTTCTCGTTCGCGGCATCCCCCTTTCCTGATGACGAGCCAGTGGCCATCGCCGTGCTGGATGGCACCGGCGATCTCGGCTCGGTCTCGACCTATGTGGTGCAGAACGGCGCGATCACGAAACTCTACTGCAACGACAGCGTCTTCGACTCCCTCGGCGCATTCTACAGCGTGATCTCCTCCACCCAGGGCGGCTGGACCTGGCTCTCCAGCGAGGGCCGCTATATGGGCGCAGCCGCCTGGGGCAATATGGATCGCGCCAGCAATCCCTATTATGCGCGCCTGCGCGAGGTGCTCGACTTCGGCCCTGACGGCGAGATCAAGCTCAACCGCGCCATGGGCAACTGGTATTGCGACCCGTTCGACACCCCCTACAAGCAGCCGCTGATCGACATTCTCGGCGAACCGCTGAAGCCTGACCAGCTGTGGAATCCCGATGCCGTGCTACGCGTCGAAGACATCCAGCATCGACCGGACACGCAGGACCGCCTCGACAAGGCGGCTGCCACGCAGCTCGTGTTCGAGGATGCCATGATCCATGTGGTCGCCGGCCTGCTGCGCAGGACCGGTGCGCATCGCGTCGTGCTGACCGGCGGCGTCGCGCTGAATGCGCTCGGCAATATGCGGCTGCTCGAATATTTCGATGAGGCATGGTTCGAACGCGAACAAGGCCGCAAGGTGCGCCTGCATCTGTGGATGCCACCGACACCCGGCGATCCCGGTGTCACCATCGGCGCCGCCTGGATTTTTGCGCATCTCATCGGCGCCCCGCGCGGCGCACCGATGACACATGCGTTCTATTGCGGTGACGCACCAGCAGCGCCAGAAATCGCATCCGTGCTCAAAGCTGACGACATCAATTCAAAGACCATCGGTGATATCTCGACGCCGGACGGTCTCAACGCTGCCGCTGATCTAATGGCCTATCTGGTCGCACAGAACGGCATCATCGCGCTCTATCAGGGTGCGGCAGAAACCGGGCCCCGCGCGCTGGGGCACCGCTCCATCTTTGCCAGTCCCTGCGATGCCGGCACCCGCGAACGCCTCAACGAGCGCGTCAAATATCGCGAGGCCATCCGCCCGCTGGCGCCGATGGCGACGCGCGAGGCGGCCCTAGAGTATTTCGATCTTCTGGAAGGCGCGTCAGACGCCGACTACAATGCCTATAACTACATGGTGCTGACGGCCCAGTCGAAGCCGCATGCGCGCGACAAGATCCCGGCCGTGATCCATGCCGATGGCACCGGCCGTATCCAGATCGTGCGTGCCGAGGACGATCCGCTCACACATGCTTATCTGAAAGCGCTGGGCCGCCACATCGGCGTCGAGCTGTCGGTGAATACGTCGTTCAATGTTGCCGGTCCGATCGCGCAGACACCGCAACAGGCCGTCGAGACCCTGCGCCGCTCAGCGGGTCTCGACGTGGTCTTCATGGTGGCCGCAGATGGCACCGTCACCGCCGCATGGCACGGCGGTGAGCGCGACAGCGGCCGGTTTACGGCGTGGCTCGCGGAGCGGTCCCGCAGCCGCGCTTAG
- a CDS encoding M23 family metallopeptidase, translating into MSNRPVQYAEYPQHHAHDHGRPQPRRVAPAKPPAAMAARQSDYTIAHRGKQVRIGPVVFWIVVGTVTVLGAWSAATATYFAFRDDVLTKLIARQADMQYAYEDRIAELRAKIDRTTSRQMLDQEQFDKKLEQVLRRQNQLESRASALGNVPDLSVTGSLPPTKAPGRGASLDTNSLQKTAQISDTVTFVVPPDREARLESRAPVLAAPPQTQVAKLGGADNVIDRLQASLDRVESKQLAALSSAEEGMDSKVRRMRGAIADLGLNMAKLEAAAPRGGMGGPYIPVKLSSSADPFERQLYRLHMTRAQMDKLNRTMAQVPYRKPVVGTVEFSSGFGVRSDPFLGRPAMHAGLDFRGSTGDPIRATANGRVVSAAYAGGYGKMVEIDHGNGLSTRYGHMSVIGVKVGDSVKIGQVIGQVGSTGRSTGPHLHYETRIDGDAVDPQKFLRAGVRLSAS; encoded by the coding sequence ATGTCGAACCGTCCTGTCCAATACGCCGAGTACCCTCAGCACCACGCTCACGATCACGGACGCCCCCAGCCGCGGCGCGTCGCCCCTGCCAAGCCGCCCGCAGCGATGGCCGCACGGCAGAGCGACTACACGATCGCGCATCGCGGCAAGCAGGTCCGGATCGGACCAGTGGTGTTCTGGATCGTGGTCGGCACCGTAACCGTGCTCGGCGCATGGTCGGCTGCGACCGCCACCTATTTCGCATTTCGCGACGACGTGCTGACCAAGCTGATCGCCCGTCAGGCCGACATGCAGTACGCCTACGAGGACCGCATCGCCGAGTTGCGCGCCAAGATCGACCGCACCACCAGCCGCCAGATGCTGGATCAGGAGCAGTTCGACAAGAAGCTCGAACAGGTCCTGCGTCGCCAGAACCAGCTGGAATCCCGTGCCAGTGCGCTGGGCAATGTGCCTGACCTGTCGGTCACCGGCTCGCTCCCGCCGACGAAAGCACCCGGCCGTGGCGCATCGCTGGATACGAATTCGCTTCAGAAAACCGCTCAGATCAGCGACACCGTGACTTTCGTGGTGCCACCCGATCGTGAAGCACGACTGGAATCTCGTGCGCCTGTTCTGGCCGCGCCGCCACAGACCCAGGTCGCCAAGCTTGGCGGCGCCGACAATGTCATCGATCGCCTGCAGGCCTCGCTTGACCGCGTGGAAAGCAAACAACTTGCTGCGCTCAGCTCGGCAGAAGAAGGTATGGACTCCAAGGTCCGCCGCATGCGCGGCGCCATCGCCGATCTCGGCCTGAACATGGCGAAGCTGGAAGCCGCCGCACCACGCGGCGGGATGGGCGGCCCCTATATCCCGGTCAAGCTCTCGTCCAGCGCCGACCCGTTCGAACGTCAGCTCTATCGCCTGCACATGACCCGCGCGCAGATGGACAAGCTGAACCGCACCATGGCGCAGGTGCCGTATCGCAAGCCCGTTGTCGGCACCGTCGAATTCTCATCGGGCTTCGGCGTCCGCAGCGATCCATTTCTTGGCCGCCCGGCCATGCATGCCGGCCTCGATTTCCGCGGCTCCACCGGCGATCCGATCCGCGCCACCGCCAATGGCCGCGTCGTCTCTGCCGCTTATGCCGGCGGCTATGGCAAAATGGTCGAGATCGATCATGGCAATGGCCTCTCCACCCGTTACGGCCACATGTCGGTGATCGGCGTGAAGGTCGGCGACAGCGTCAAGATCGGCCAGGTGATCGGTCAGGTCGGCTCCACCGGTCGTTCCACCGGCCCGCATTTGCACTATGAAACCCGCATTGATGGCGACGCCGTCGATCCGCAGAAATTTCTCCGTGCAGGCGTCCGTCTCAGCGCCAGCTAA
- a CDS encoding peroxiredoxin, which yields MRRPIPRTPDGQGSIDHDNHPIRRPGRRQEGPAFKLPRDGGGAVSLADYAGRKLVIFFYPRASTPGCTKEAMDFSRLAAQFAAADTDVLGVSADPLKAQEKFRDKYELTMPLLSDTEQAMLVAYGAWGEKKLYGKVFEGVLRSTVLIGTDGKVIKTWRNVKVDGHADQVLAEAQRH from the coding sequence ATCAGACGCCCAATACCGAGGACTCCCGATGGCCAAGGCAGCATCGACCACGACAACCACCCCATCCGACGTCCTGGTCGCAGGCAAGAAGGCCCCGCCTTCAAGCTTCCCCGCGATGGCGGCGGAGCCGTCTCCCTGGCTGACTATGCCGGCCGCAAGCTGGTCATCTTCTTCTATCCGCGCGCCAGCACGCCCGGCTGCACCAAGGAAGCGATGGACTTCAGCCGACTGGCCGCTCAATTCGCGGCAGCCGATACCGACGTGCTTGGGGTCTCCGCCGATCCGCTCAAGGCGCAGGAGAAGTTTCGCGACAAGTATGAACTCACAATGCCGCTGCTCTCGGACACCGAGCAAGCGATGCTCGTGGCCTATGGCGCGTGGGGCGAAAAGAAGTTGTATGGCAAGGTGTTCGAAGGCGTTCTTCGCAGCACGGTACTGATCGGCACGGACGGTAAAGTCATCAAGACCTGGCGCAACGTGAAAGTGGACGGCCACGCGGACCAGGTCCTCGCCGAGGCGCAGCGGCATTAA
- a CDS encoding IclR family transcriptional regulator: protein MLVRQAANVLELMEYFARRKRPATLAEISDDLGWPRSSTFNLVGTIADKGWLYEPRARNGYYPSPRWLTLARTVAEAEPLPDAAHALALEIADKTGETTAIAALAGTNAIFLDVVECSHSVRYFAQIGDRVPVHASSVGRAILAQQSPEERRGIYRKIRFEPFSDTTPCSAEAVEEALTEAAERGYHQSSSEYIADLAGVAVPLPINHRRLSLVVAGPTSRCLTRRPETAATILACIERFLPDIAPN from the coding sequence ATGCTGGTCAGGCAGGCAGCCAACGTCCTTGAGCTGATGGAATATTTTGCGCGGCGTAAACGGCCCGCGACGCTCGCCGAAATCTCGGATGACCTCGGCTGGCCAAGGTCCAGCACCTTCAATCTGGTCGGCACCATCGCCGACAAAGGCTGGCTGTATGAGCCCCGCGCCCGCAACGGCTATTATCCGAGCCCGCGCTGGCTCACTCTCGCCCGTACCGTGGCCGAAGCCGAGCCGCTGCCGGATGCGGCGCATGCATTGGCGCTAGAGATCGCCGACAAGACCGGCGAGACCACGGCAATCGCGGCCCTGGCCGGCACCAATGCCATTTTCCTGGATGTGGTCGAATGCAGCCACTCGGTGCGCTATTTCGCCCAGATCGGCGATCGCGTGCCGGTGCATGCAAGCTCCGTCGGCCGCGCCATTCTTGCACAGCAGTCACCGGAAGAGCGTCGCGGCATCTATCGCAAGATTCGCTTCGAGCCGTTCTCCGATACGACGCCCTGCTCTGCCGAAGCTGTCGAGGAAGCCCTCACCGAGGCCGCTGAACGCGGCTATCACCAGAGTTCGTCGGAATACATCGCTGATCTCGCCGGCGTCGCCGTGCCGCTGCCGATCAACCATCGGCGACTTTCACTGGTCGTGGCCGGGCCAACATCGCGTTGCCTCACCCGCCGTCCCGAGACGGCAGCCACGATCCTCGCATGTATCGAGCGATTTCTGCCCGACATCGCACCCAACTGA
- a CDS encoding ABC transporter substrate-binding protein, with amino-acid sequence MNFRNTLAVSVMALSIGMLSSSMASAQTPVKLGVLADMSGIFSDIGGMGSYEATKMAVEDFNKLPGADKFKIEVVQGDPQNKPDIARNIARKWFETEGVDVLLDIPTSATSLAVAPLTAELNKVALFTASGTSDLTGKACTPNSVHWTYDTWALSHGTADAMTKAGGKSWFFLTVDFALGASLERDATAVINANGGKVLGSIKHPTDSNDFASYLLQAQASKADVIALANAGGDTIKAIKQASEFGIVQAGQKLAAMLMFISDVHSLGLNTAQGLQLTEAFYWDLNDKTREFGERFAKRHNNRYPSMNQAGAYSAALTYLKAVAKVGSPKDGAAVVKAIRDMGTFDDPLFGKTTLREDGRVLHDMYLLQVKKPAESKKPYDYYNVVATIPADKAFRPLKDGGCPLIK; translated from the coding sequence ATGAATTTCCGCAACACGCTCGCCGTGTCCGTCATGGCGTTGTCGATCGGCATGCTGTCGTCATCGATGGCGTCCGCCCAGACACCAGTGAAGCTTGGTGTGCTCGCCGACATGTCCGGCATTTTCTCGGACATCGGCGGCATGGGCTCCTACGAGGCCACCAAGATGGCGGTCGAGGACTTCAACAAGCTGCCGGGTGCCGACAAGTTCAAGATCGAGGTCGTCCAGGGCGATCCGCAGAACAAGCCGGACATCGCACGTAACATCGCGCGCAAGTGGTTCGAGACCGAAGGCGTCGATGTTCTCCTCGACATTCCGACCAGCGCCACGTCGCTGGCCGTCGCACCGCTCACCGCCGAGCTGAACAAGGTCGCCCTGTTCACCGCATCGGGCACGTCGGATCTTACCGGCAAGGCCTGCACGCCGAATTCGGTGCACTGGACCTATGACACCTGGGCTCTGTCCCACGGCACCGCCGATGCGATGACCAAGGCCGGCGGCAAGAGCTGGTTCTTCCTGACCGTCGATTTCGCGCTCGGTGCCTCGCTGGAGCGTGACGCGACGGCCGTGATCAATGCCAATGGCGGCAAGGTGCTCGGCAGCATCAAACACCCGACTGACTCCAACGATTTTGCGTCCTATCTCCTCCAGGCGCAGGCCTCGAAGGCCGACGTCATCGCGCTCGCCAATGCCGGTGGCGACACCATCAAGGCGATCAAGCAGGCGTCGGAATTCGGCATCGTGCAGGCCGGCCAGAAGCTCGCCGCCATGCTGATGTTCATCTCGGACGTACACTCGCTCGGCCTGAACACCGCGCAGGGACTGCAGCTCACCGAAGCCTTCTACTGGGATCTCAACGACAAGACCCGTGAGTTCGGCGAGCGTTTCGCCAAGCGTCACAACAACCGCTATCCCAGCATGAACCAGGCCGGTGCCTATTCCGCCGCGCTGACCTATCTGAAGGCCGTCGCCAAGGTCGGCTCGCCGAAGGACGGCGCTGCCGTCGTCAAGGCCATCCGCGACATGGGCACCTTCGATGATCCGCTGTTCGGCAAGACCACGCTGCGCGAAGACGGCCGCGTGCTGCACGACATGTATCTGCTGCAGGTCAAGAAGCCGGCGGAATCGAAGAAGCCCTACGACTACTACAATGTCGTGGCGACCATTCCGGCCGACAAGGCGTTCCGCCCGCTCAAGGACGGCGGCTGCCCGCTGATCAAGTAA
- a CDS encoding SDR family NAD(P)-dependent oxidoreductase — protein MRLANKLAVITAAASGMGRAGVELFLKEGAKVAAVDVNADALANLKADMKAKGFDLITIQADLSKTDEMKSSIDDAAAALGGVDILWAHAGTPGPAGVENLDLKAYEFAMSLNVTSATIGAGEVVKHMRKRGGGSVIFTSSVSGMVGSMMSPIYSAAKFAVVGLTKSLCQTFAPDQVRVNVICPGLADTPMKLGFTGRSGVAAEAAANEAKLLTAVPMGRLCKAEDVANAALWLASDESTFVTGVALPVDGGFTAR, from the coding sequence ATGCGTCTCGCCAACAAACTCGCCGTCATCACCGCTGCCGCGTCCGGCATGGGCCGCGCCGGTGTCGAGCTGTTCCTCAAGGAGGGCGCGAAGGTCGCGGCGGTGGACGTCAATGCCGATGCGCTGGCGAACCTCAAGGCCGACATGAAGGCCAAGGGTTTTGACCTCATCACGATCCAGGCCGATCTCTCGAAGACCGATGAGATGAAGAGCTCCATCGATGATGCGGCGGCCGCGCTCGGCGGCGTCGATATCCTGTGGGCCCATGCCGGTACGCCCGGTCCGGCCGGCGTCGAGAATCTCGATCTCAAGGCCTATGAATTCGCCATGTCGCTCAACGTCACCTCGGCCACCATCGGTGCAGGCGAAGTGGTCAAGCACATGCGCAAGCGTGGCGGCGGTTCGGTGATCTTCACCTCGTCGGTGTCGGGCATGGTCGGCTCGATGATGAGCCCGATCTATTCGGCGGCGAAATTCGCCGTGGTCGGCCTCACCAAGTCGCTTTGCCAGACCTTTGCGCCCGATCAGGTGCGCGTCAACGTGATCTGCCCGGGCCTTGCCGACACGCCGATGAAGCTCGGCTTCACCGGCCGCTCTGGCGTTGCTGCAGAAGCTGCGGCGAACGAAGCCAAGCTGCTCACCGCGGTGCCGATGGGCCGTCTCTGCAAGGCCGAGGATGTCGCCAACGCAGCGCTGTGGCTGGCGTCGGACGAGTCGACCTTCGTCACCGGCGTGGCGCTGCCGGTGGACGGGGGCTTCACTGCGCGCTGA
- a CDS encoding methyl-accepting chemotaxis protein, whose translation MSLLSRFTIRTKLTSMVLVSAASICAVIAVAASLSQKRMTQDRMEQLHTATDLMLGMAEGLQEEVTAGKLSLADAQMQFRMRARTMSFGNKQGYLVAYRPDGVILVNAGNPKLEDKNTGAKDSNGVLISKAIMDAGRQSATGGIAYYLYPRPGQTEPTSKMVYARHFAPWDVTLSTGLYVDDLDADVNALLVRLGSLGAGVLALMALLSWLIASDILGALRRLQARMHEIANGALDKTVDETDRGDEIGRMAETLEMLRQTSLTARMLEAEQTELKQRGEAEKREALIALADRFDSSVGQLVGLMASGSTELEATAQSMSGTAARTNDQAGVVSNAATQASSRVQTVAAAAEELSSSISEIARQMAQSARITTHAVESARRTDTIVRALAEGAQQIESVVELISTIAAQTNLLALNATIEAARAGDAGKGFAVVATEVKSLAGQTASATKEIGSRIAQIQSATREAVDAIQGITTTIEEVSSIATTIGSAIEEQGAATAEIARNVTQTAQATQDVTTNIGDVTNAAHETGNAATMVLSAASGLSKQAEQLTGEVTTFLAGVRAA comes from the coding sequence ATGAGCCTGCTCAGCCGTTTTACGATCCGTACAAAGCTCACCAGCATGGTGCTGGTCTCCGCCGCATCTATCTGCGCCGTTATTGCCGTGGCTGCGTCACTCAGCCAGAAGCGCATGACGCAAGATCGCATGGAGCAGCTTCACACCGCGACGGACCTGATGCTCGGCATGGCGGAAGGCCTGCAGGAGGAAGTGACCGCCGGCAAGCTCAGCCTGGCCGATGCGCAGATGCAGTTTCGCATGCGCGCCCGCACCATGAGCTTCGGCAACAAGCAGGGCTATCTCGTTGCCTATCGTCCTGACGGTGTCATCCTCGTCAATGCCGGCAACCCGAAGCTCGAAGACAAGAACACCGGCGCCAAGGATTCCAATGGCGTGCTGATCTCGAAGGCGATCATGGACGCCGGGCGCCAGAGCGCCACAGGCGGCATCGCCTATTATCTCTATCCGCGGCCGGGGCAGACCGAACCCACGTCGAAGATGGTCTATGCCCGTCATTTCGCGCCCTGGGATGTCACCCTCAGCACTGGCCTCTATGTCGATGATCTCGATGCCGACGTGAATGCGCTGCTTGTCCGTCTTGGTTCGCTTGGTGCCGGCGTGCTGGCGCTGATGGCGCTGCTGTCCTGGCTGATCGCCAGCGACATCCTCGGCGCGCTGCGTCGCCTGCAGGCCCGCATGCATGAGATCGCCAATGGCGCGCTCGACAAGACGGTCGATGAGACCGATCGCGGCGACGAAATCGGCCGCATGGCAGAAACGTTGGAAATGCTTCGCCAGACCTCGCTGACTGCCCGCATGCTCGAAGCCGAACAGACCGAGCTCAAGCAGCGCGGCGAAGCCGAAAAGCGCGAGGCGCTGATCGCCCTCGCCGACCGCTTCGACTCCTCGGTCGGCCAGCTCGTCGGCCTGATGGCCTCGGGTTCGACCGAACTGGAAGCCACCGCACAGTCGATGTCCGGCACCGCCGCCCGCACCAATGATCAGGCCGGCGTAGTCAGCAATGCTGCGACCCAGGCCAGCTCGCGGGTGCAGACCGTTGCTGCCGCAGCGGAAGAATTGTCTTCGTCGATCTCCGAGATCGCACGCCAGATGGCACAGTCGGCACGCATCACCACCCACGCGGTGGAAAGTGCACGTCGTACCGACACCATCGTCCGCGCGCTGGCGGAAGGTGCGCAGCAGATCGAGAGCGTGGTCGAACTGATCTCGACCATCGCGGCGCAGACCAACCTGCTCGCGCTCAACGCGACGATCGAAGCCGCCCGCGCCGGCGATGCCGGCAAGGGCTTTGCGGTGGTCGCCACCGAAGTGAAGAGCCTTGCCGGCCAGACGGCCAGCGCCACCAAGGAAATCGGCAGCCGCATCGCGCAGATCCAAAGCGCGACCAGGGAGGCCGTGGACGCGATCCAGGGCATCACGACGACCATCGAGGAAGTCAGCTCCATCGCCACCACGATTGGCTCTGCCATCGAGGAGCAAGGTGCAGCAACCGCCGAAATCGCCCGCAATGTCACCCAGACGGCGCAGGCAACGCAGGACGTCACCACCAATATCGGCGATGTCACCAATGCCGCACATGAAACCGGCAATGCCGCAACCATGGTGCTGAGCGCTGCGTCGGGTCTCTCGAAGCAGGCCGAGCAACTCACTGGCGAAGTGACCACCTTCCTCGCTGGCGTCCGCGCCGCCTGA